Within the Chelonoidis abingdonii isolate Lonesome George chromosome 19, CheloAbing_2.0, whole genome shotgun sequence genome, the region CTGTATTTTGTTTGTTCCTGAACATACACCTGAGCAAGTCTAACCAGGCCCTCCCATCCACCCCTGAAAAATCCCCTAACCCAATGAAGGCCCACATATTGAACTTCCCTCCTACAATTGCATGTCCAAAAAACTTTCCTGGCTTTTAGCATACACCTGAGGAAGGCCATGGAATCAAACTCTCCAGCACTAAGCATGATGTAAGCAAATGTAGAGCCAGATACCCCTGCTTGTCCCCATTATTCCTCACTCCTTGAGATCTTCTGAGCACCCACCATGTTTAGTTGTTcagaggcaccaactttccacTTTCTGTGGGAGTGTTTgactcctgctccaccccaggacctgcccccactccaccccttcccccaaggccctgccccatctcttcccaccctcgttctgccccattccctgagtatgccctgccacccctcctctttcccccccgcAGTtccagctgattgtggtgggtgggaggcactggtcGGCGGGGCCTGCCAGGGTGcgggaggctctgggggagagggagaggagctgagcacccactatttttttccctgtggtgcttcagccctggagcacccacgttGTCGGCGCCTATGGAGCTCTTGGTATGCACCTAAGACTGTCGGTTCCAAGTACCAAAATCCATGAGTCTGCACTTAAGCTAGATCCACTTGGTCCTGATATTGACTGCCACCTCTGGTGCCCGCAACCCTGAGCATACACGAAAGTAATACACACCAGGTCTACATACTGACCCCAAGTGTGTACTTGAGCATTGACTGCCTACCATTTGTCTAGCACTACATCTGTGTCCCCTGGGTCCTTCTTGCCTTCTGGTTTATCTAATGTCTAGATGAGGAGCTTCCATTCTCAGTTTTGAGGCCCTCTGCAAGGGTTAGCATTCTTCAGAAACTCAGTAAACTGTCCAATTGTTTCTAAAGTCACTGTTGTTCAAAGAGTACTGTAAAGATTTATAAAGGTATTGATGGGCTGTTCTAGATTAGTGTAtcatgtttattttattacaatagGGAGAATGATGCATTTTCTAGCAACagctttttgtttaaaacacCCTTCAGCGTGAAATATATAAAGTTGTTTAACAGTATATGTGTACTTAGTGTTTGGTTTGTCTCTGTGGTATTTGTGTGtggtatattttaatatattttttaaaagattcaagAATAACCGATACTGTTAAGAGTAGCTTGGGTTTTTTCTTTCCAAAGATCATTCAtcattttattcattatttgtattgctgtggCATCTGGAGGCCCCAGCCACATTGTGCTACAGGAATACAAACATATAATAGTTCCCTGGGCACCAAAACCTCATATTTTCTAAGTGAAATAGCCAGTTAGATTTGTTGATTGTTGATCGAGTTGGCCTGTGTGGATCTTGGCTCAAAAGGATTTAGAAGGAATTGAGTGGCATCAGCTGATGCATCCTGGGGTTGAGGGACAGAATGGGTACATAGGGTTTGTGCGCAGTTTCAGCAGACATTGTTCTTCTAAACATTCCGAGCTTGTGCTTTGTGGTGCACGCAGCACTCCTGGATCCAAGTGGGCCATCATTttgaaccacagttactgcaatAATTAACTGTTGTGTTCCAAGTTTGCTATCATGGAAGAAAATACAATGTGTTCTTTCTCCACATAAACTGCTGTAATAGCTCTCAGAACTGTTATCACAGTGCTGGGTACACTCATGAGATTCCTTGTACTCAGCTTTCCATTTGGTAATTGCTCAGGCTAGTATTGGAACACTGGTGTGGCTCAGACATATAGTGTCTATGGAGATTAGATTTTTGGAGATAAAGATTCTAATGACACTTTATCTGGTAATGACTGACTGAATGATACTTGAGTAGAGCTACATACACATAGTCCCAACTAAGGAAACTTTTTACCAATATATGTAGAGTTGCCTCTTCCATATTCAGCATTGTTTTACGTCTTACCTCTTTTACTAAACCTTTTTAGCAGTTAAGTCCAACTGTACCTATACAAGCAGATAGTCACCTAGTGGAATTATCAAAAGCACCTTAGAGTGTCTAGGCACTTTTGAGAATTCCGCTAGGTGAGACTACCTGCTTCTTTACGCACCTACCATACCAGAGGTTCTGAAATGTTATTGCatcacgacccccttctgacaacaaaatttactacatgaccccaggagtgggggactgaagcctgagtccaCCTGAGACCCACTGCCCTGGCTGGGGGGATCAAAGCCGAAGCCCCcactgggcaggggggccaaagaTGAATCCCAAGGCCCACATTTAATTGACAAAGTTCAAGAATCTCTCAGGTTTTCTTTTGGTGAAATGAGAGAGTTGACCATCTGATTCATTAGATTCTTTGAACTTCATTGTATGGACTTGTAGCATTAGTAAAACTATCTTGCAACAAAATGTCTTTTACTAGAAACCAGGTTTGAATGCATGGAAACATAAGTTGCTTGACAAACTTGTATAGCACTGATTATGTTCCATTAATTGAAGACATAACTTATCTTGGTTTGGCAGCTGTTAAAGCTTCACTTTGACAAAAATGAGCTAACTAATGTGACATTTGTTTATTCCTGTTTGTGGGATTCACCTCATGCTATGCTGCGGGAACTTTCTGGAAAACGATGCCTGTTGGAGCTACATGAGCACCCTTCTCATTTAAGATGTTTGAAGCAGACATGATAAAAATGTTGTGCAGTTCCAAACTACCTCAATTTATGCATTTCTGTGGTCAGGTGCAGGGACCTTCTTTCTGTTCCCAGGGTGATTTCTTGGGGTCTTTTTAATCCCAAACTCAACTTCTGGTGTTGCCCTGTTGTACTAGTAGgttttttggtgtttgttttttttttttttttggccctaAGGTTCTCTGGCTATTACTAATATGTCTGTCAGGGCTCTGAGGTCTCTGGTAAGAAGGGTGTATTTAAGCAGTGTTGTGATGTGTCTGTCTATGTTCTGGAGACAGATGTGGGTACCTGCTATTCTGCCTGAGATGGTAAACCATTACTTGGATTGCTGCTCTTTATAGGGCCTTCACACTTTGAGCTTGCATGAATAAGCAGTGGAGGCTCTGTGCCATCATCAGGGAGACCTCATGGGACTGATCCCTGGATCCAACATCAGATTAGCAGTCAACCCCCATGAAAAGAGGCATTAGATCAAGTTAAATCTAATTTCACTCTGCAGAAGTTGGTACCAGAGAGAGATCTCCAGGGTTGTAGTGCCTGGAGTTTGGCTTCCCAGCCAGTTGCAGGATCTGGAGGGACAAAAGAGGTGCTGCTTTTGTCTTTATGCTTCCCAGCAGCACTGTGTTTTGCTCAGGTGCAGCTGAGTATTTTAGTCCAAAATTCCTTCTTAGCTAGTAACCTGCTACTATCCCGAAGTGTCCAGGCACAGGTGGCTGAAATATGTGGAAAGCAGAATAGTGTGATTGAGAGTGAGGGAATCTTCCTTGATGAGGCAGATTTCTCTTTCTGAGACAACTaagcagaatctgtccctaatGGTATTCTGGTTCTGTAGTATGGTGCTGTGAACATCTAGAGTGCGTACAAGCGCACACAAAAAGTTTACTAAGTGGCACGTCGAACTCTTGTTCTTTAATTTTACTTGCTTCAGCAACTTTGATGGCAGTGTGATTGTTCCTGGCAAATATAAATTGTAAAGTAGAAACCTTAGCGGTTGGAAACACCAAGCATaaggcaattctgaaaaattaaaactacAGTGTATTGGAACACTGTAAATATTTAGTGAAATGCAGTGTAGAGGCTGGAGCTTTCGCTCCGTTCATTTTGGACCCTAAAAAGTTAAGAAATAGCATGTCTAAATTGTTTAGATTCTGAAAGTATTTCCTCTGTGGTGGGGAGAATTTAATATTTGGAAGTAAAATAATAGTAGACTGCTCTCGGATCGTCAGTTGTGATTCCTGAAGAGTTCTGCTGGTATAGTTACAAAATAGTATCTGAACAGATAAGCAATTCCATTTGAGCTGGGTAATTTACCAATTCACTTAGCAAAGAGTTTTCAGCTTGAATGTCAAGGCTGGTAAACTAAATGTTGAGCAAAGTTTAATCTGTATTCTGAACACTGTATTAAGAGTAGTACAGACCCATTTGCCAGCTTTTAATGAAAATGTACtttttcaggatggaaaaataaatgcatcaaTAAGGAAGGGTTTGAAAACTACACAGAAATTCTACTGCTGTCCTATTGAAGGCTGCCCTAGAGGACCAAACAGACCATTTTCCCAATTTTCACTTGTaaaacaggtattttttttttctggactgCTTTTCCTTGAGTAATAGTATAAGAGGAATCTGGGGACAACATGGGCCAAATCTTCAAGAGTGCATATACCTTCCTGTATCCAAACACACGTGCCAGACATCTCAATGTGTATATTCGAGTTGCAGAGCAAGTGTGCGGAGAAACCCCAGTTTGTGTGCAGATGGCAGTTTGCACATCCACTTTGGAAGACTTGGGCCTTTGTGTCTAACAGCCACTAGCatgttctcatttaaaaaaaacaactgattaaaaaatgaacaacTTAGAAAAGGTCATTCAGATGCAAATTTTCCAAAGAGTTACGTGTGGTTAACATTTTTCCATAAATGTCCAATTATAACAAAAAGTCCAAGGGCAATAAGCTGGTTTAAAATTATTAGCCATCTTAAATGGATAAGAAATAAGACTTGTCTCAAGAGTTGACGTCTTTACACAGATGACTTTCTGTTGCATGTTAATCAGGATTATCTCTTGTTAAGAAAAAATCACTTATGCATTCTTTATGAAAAGTATTAAATTCTGTTGAAAATCCAACTGCCAACATTTGTGACTCATCTTCAGTGTCAGTCAGCTGCATGATCCAGCATGGTAGTGATGTGGTTTAGTGGCTAGCACACAGGGCCATAAATAAAGAGTTCTGTTTACTTGCTATGGAAACTTTGGACAACTCACTTAGCCTCCCCTCTTTGTTCtagtccttttattttttttgaaagagagagagagttgcctCTCTCAGGGTGGGAATTTTGATTATTTAATTAACGTTAATAAACAGCAAGATCCTTGAATGAGAAGCACAgtgggcttgatcctgtgcccactgaagtcaatggcaaatctcccattgatgtcaatggtacAGGAGGAGGCCCTGTAAATGTTAAGTGGCAGTATTTAATCTATAACTAAAAGCTGTGGGAATTGATGATATAAAATTGCCTACAGGTTCATTCTCTGGTATTGTATGAAGACTTATTCCCAAGTAAAACAATGGAAATCAATTAGAAGGTCAATGATGGTGTAAAATCATATTTAAACTACTGTTTTTTGTACAAATAACTaattaaaactattaaaattaatttaagcTACTTTTCATTGTTTACTTTTTGCCCTCACCTTAACTTGGACAATGAAACTAGACTTCTCTTCATTCTGTAGTTCTCACTGCTTTAGAATAGTATTGTATTGTTCGTTCCTCAAGCAGTGcaagaaaatattgaaatttcagtgaaatgCCTAAAAATTTCTATTGAATCCTTAATACTGTTTCTAATTAAGGATAGTTTTTTCACTCTTCTCCAAGACGAGCATATCTCCTAAATTGTTTGCATGTGCTAACACTGTGTCTGTCTTGTAAAGAAATGACCTCTTAACCAATTCCTTTGTATTGTTAACTTGTCTACCTTTCACTGTGAATTTTAGCACTTTATGAAAATGCATGCTGAAAAGAAGCACAAATGTGATAAATGTGGCAACTCATATGGCACGGAATGGGACTTGAAACGACATATAGAAGACTGTGGCAAGACTTTCCAGTGTACTTGTGGGTGCCCTTATGCCAGCAGAACAGCATTACTGTCTCATGTTTACCGAACTGGCCATGAGATCCCTGCAGAGCACAGGTAACAGTGAAGTTATTATTGATTAagtgatttaatttattttatattaagtaTTATGACATCTTCCTACATGTGCCTCATAATTAACTCCTTTCGGTTGATCTCGTACCTACATGCAGTTAACTCCCACTAACACTGATGcagtttgctgctgcttccttccgTTACTTACAGCAGTCCTAGCTCCATCGATGGCAATGGGAATTGCGTATCCAGTACTATATGTAAGATCAAGCTTCTAGTGTCTAGCACAAGAAGTGCTACCAGCTGTGGTCTTCTTATTGCTGATGACATTTATTGCATTTGTTGTTAGAGTTGCAACTGATTTTTGTTGGAACTGTGCGACCTGCAGTGCTATAAAAGTAGAAAGGGAATGCTCTTGGACGGGGAATGTGCACACCCAGTACAGTTCTGTAGCCTGAAGTAAGCAATGTTAATTACATATTTTTACTCATACAGCACCATATGTGTCAGTTGCTTTCATTAGTAAGACAATGGTTGGCAGTTAATAAAAAGATAAGTATGAAAAATTGCCATATATAAAAGGTGCATAAATTTTCCTAATAGTGTGCATGCATGAAGCAATCTATTTACTGAATCCTACTATGTATTTTGCAGAGTGAAATGCTACAAGATTAGAATACTTGTGCATTCATGTTATGCAAGGGTTAGAAAATCTAGGCTCCAATTTTCTGTAAGATTGTAACTATCTCTTTGAACGTTTTCTTAAACACCATAACCCAAAATACTGAGAGGTTGCTCTTTTAGTATTTTCCTCGTTCTCTTTAATAAGGAAAAGTTTATGATCAGGATTAGTTTTTCTACCAATTCAGACCTAACTTATACCTCTACTCCCACAAAGGCTAGTGCCATGATTGAAAGAGTTGGGAGGGAGGATTTTGTTGTTGGTCTCTAAACTGTGAGATAAATTCTTAATGTATCATGTTTACAGGGATCCACCtagtaagaaaaggaaaatgtgcACTGAGGTTTCCAATCAGCACTTGGCAGAGAAAGCGAGTGAAGCATTCATCAGTGCACGCACCAGTAGTACTTGCACTCAGGACTTGGAATCATCTGAAATGAAACTAATGGCCTCCTTTGAAGGCTCCTGCAGTTCTAATGTCAGTAAGCAAACGCTCTCACAGCCTAAGTGTACACCGAAAATGCTTTTGCCAAAGCCCAGAGTAGCTTTGGTTAAACTTCCAGTAATGCAGTTTGCTCACTTGCCTATTTTTGTGTCTGCAACAGATTCCTCTGTCAAACCTGTTGTAGTGACTGTTGATAATCAAGGCTCTGTTATGAGTACTGTTCACTTATTACCTCAATCTATAGGAATTCTGATACCAGCACTGGAGGCTGAAGCACTTGTGTTTAAAGACACAGTGCCTATTTCAAAAACAGCAGATTCTGGTGATGTTGAACCAATTAGCACCAGCGTCCAAGTCAATTTGGGTAAGATCACATCAAATAATACAGTACAAGAGCTGGGGAGCATGTGTCACAAGAATAAAATCTCTTCAATAAATGTACAAACTGACTTATCTTACATTTCACAAAACTTTATGCCAGCTGCAGCCTGGACTCCTGATTCTTCTGTATCCTCTTGCTCTCAAACGGACCTGACATTCAGTTCACAGGTTTCGCTACCAGTTAGTGTTCAGACTCAGACACTGTTGCCTAGTTCTAAACTGACTTCATCCATAGCTGCCCAGACTGATGCTTTTGCTCAGGCTTGTTTCCAGTCATGTGCTGTTTCTAGAGAGACTCAAACCAATAGAACACAAAACTCTATTGATGGAAGAGTACAAATGGACCAGGCTGTAATGTGCAATGACATTTTTGACAGTGTTCATTCAGCTTACAATGTTTCAACCCAGATTGGGCTCTCAGAAAACAATTTAATGACTGCAAACATAGATCAAAGATTGCTACAAAGAAGTAACTGCAAGACCCTGAGTCAGGATACAATAAAATCTGAACCCATTATCAACTTCAATACACAGACTAATATACTCCCACAGCAAAATATGACAGATAATCAAACCCAGACAATGGACTTACTAAGTGATCTGGAAAACATCTTTTCAGGTAACATGTCTGGCCAGACATTGGATAATCGTGGTCTTTTGTCTGATACTAGCTCTGGGGCTGATACGCATCTGCCATCTGGCTCTACACAGAGCACAGGAATAGACTTTGACATTGAAGAGTTCTTTTCAGCTTCCAATATTCAAACACAAACTGAGGAGAGTGAACTTGGTAACCTGAACTCTGAGCCGGTCTTGGAATCTCTGGATATTGAAACACAGACTGACTTATTTTTTTCGGACAGTGCCACTCAATCCTATAGCTGCAGAGGAAATTCCAACTTCTTAGGTTTGGAAATGTTTGATACTCAGACACAGACAGACTTAAATTCCTTCCTAGACAGTAGCACCCATTTGCCTTTGGGAAGTATTTTGAAGCAGTCCAGCTTCTCCATGAGCACTGACTCATCTGATACCGAAACCCAGACAGAAATACCCTCTGCTGCTAAAAATATACCTTgtcaaaatatagaaaataaagttGAGCTGAATAGTGCTGAAACACAGACTATGGATAGCTGCTTTGAgacccttggaagcctatttcttACCAGCAATGAGACACAGACAGCTATGGATGACTTTCTTCTGGCTGACTTGGCCTGGAATACAATGGAGTCACAGTTCAGTTCAGTAGAAACACAGACCTGTGCAGAATTGTGTTCCTTGGTTTGTCAGAAGTTTGGAACAAGCCATTGAGTGCTACTtaataaaattgttttccttGTGATTTGAAACTAAGTtattggggtggggagcggtAGAAGGGACTGACCAAGATATCTATGTTGAATGTAGTTGCCCATATGCAGTTGGTCTAAAAAAAACTTCATGCATAAGGTGCTTAAGCTGTTGTATATGTAACTTAAACATAGAATATGTATACGTGTTTGTAACCTGTTAATTCAAGTTTGAACTTTCAAAGTGAATGTTCTCGTGGTGCCTACCATTGTTAATCTGTGTTACAAAGCTGTATCAACATGTCCATTGAACCTCAGTTCAGGCTTTTATATTTGTCTATACCTGTATACGTCTGGCTCAGACCTAGGCTTACTGCCTTGACACAAAAGTAGGCCTATCTAATTCTAACACATCTTGCTCACCAAAAAAGCCCTTATTGGCATaagctgctttgttttttaaagtcttagATTATAATATGGCAAGGTTTACCTGTCCTATACAAAAAGAGATGTTGAGGAATTTATTAGTAGATGTAGTTTCCAAGCAGTTCTCCCAAAAATGAACCTGGAACACAAAATTTGCTGATTATTGCGTTTATAATTTAAAGTGCGACTAATGTGAGTAGCAACACTCGTTTTTACTTCTTTCTGAACTGGTATAATCAGCATTGGTGTTAAGGGGGTATAAAAACTTTTTCAGATTCTTAACTCTTAAAGTTATCATGCAGTAACTTCACTGCACATACTGTAATAAAACAGCCTCCAGGTCTAAAGTATTTTTGGACTTTTCAAGGAGGGATTTGTGTTCCTAAACTGTGATTTGCAAGAAACTCTGGTTCTGATGCAAACAAAATCAAGAAAATTCTAAATATTAGAATGTCTGAGTGAAAGATCAGAACAAATCGGGTTACACTATAATTCACCTATCAATAGCACAGTTATTTGCTAATTTGAGGAATAGTATATTGGTTAT harbors:
- the ATMIN gene encoding ATM interactor, which encodes MAAPGAAAAEPGRRREGPGWPRASAPDTDRPAPRELVRPSVTELSRAVRTNILCTVPGCGKVLPNSPALSMHLSKAHRVQDGKINASIRKGLKTTQKFYCCPIEGCPRGPNRPFSQFSLVKQHFMKMHAEKKHKCDKCGNSYGTEWDLKRHIEDCGKTFQCTCGCPYASRTALLSHVYRTGHEIPAEHRDPPSKKRKMCTEVSNQHLAEKASEAFISARTSSTCTQDLESSEMKLMASFEGSCSSNVSKQTLSQPKCTPKMLLPKPRVALVKLPVMQFAHLPIFVSATDSSVKPVVVTVDNQGSVMSTVHLLPQSIGILIPALEAEALVFKDTVPISKTADSGDVEPISTSVQVNLGKITSNNTVQELGSMCHKNKISSINVQTDLSYISQNFMPAAAWTPDSSVSSCSQTDLTFSSQVSLPVSVQTQTLLPSSKLTSSIAAQTDAFAQACFQSCAVSRETQTNRTQNSIDGRVQMDQAVMCNDIFDSVHSAYNVSTQIGLSENNLMTANIDQRLLQRSNCKTLSQDTIKSEPIINFNTQTNILPQQNMTDNQTQTMDLLSDLENIFSGNMSGQTLDNRGLLSDTSSGADTHLPSGSTQSTGIDFDIEEFFSASNIQTQTEESELGNLNSEPVLESLDIETQTDLFFSDSATQSYSCRGNSNFLGLEMFDTQTQTDLNSFLDSSTHLPLGSILKQSSFSMSTDSSDTETQTEIPSAAKNIPCQNIENKVELNSAETQTMDSCFETLGSLFLTSNETQTAMDDFLLADLAWNTMESQFSSVETQTCAELCSLVCQKFGTSH